The segment TTGCGCACCACGAAGGCGTCGTAGGTCTTGCCGAGAGCGACGCCCTGGTGCAGGACGGCGGCGGCGATCGGGTCGGCACCCATGGTGAGACCGCCCACGGCGAAGACGTCGGGCACACCTGCGATGAGGTCGACCATGACCTGTCCGATGAGCGGAGCGACCCGGTGGTCGAGGCTCACCTTCCGCAGGTCGACGTAGTACGTCGCCTTCTTGCCGCTGGTCAGCGTGAAGTCGCCGTGGAACACGGCGAGGTCGCTGATGTAGTCGATGAGCTGCTGGCGTGCGTCGGTCACAGCCCACATGGTACCCGGAGCCCCGCCGAGGGCCCCCGGTTGTCCACAGGGCGAGTGGCAACGGCCGACGTCGGGGGCGCCCGCTAGCGTTGTGCCATGCGTGTAGCGACCTGGAACGTCAACTCCATCCGTGCCCGAGCCGGCCGCGTCGTCGACTGGCTCGTGCGCGAGGACGTCGACGTGCTCGGCATGCAGGAGATCAAGTGCAAGCCCGAGCAGTTCCCCTTCGACGTCTTCCAGGAGGCGGGCTACGACATCGAGCTCCACGGTCTGAGCCAGTGGAACGGCGTCGCCTTCGCGAGCCGCCTCACGATGGAGGAGGTCGAGATCACCTTCCCGAGCCAGCCCGGCTTCGCCAAGGGCGTCGACCCGCAGGATGCCCCGAAGGAGGCCCGCGCGATCGGCGTGACGGTCGACGGGGTCCGCCTCTGGAGCCTCTACGTCCCGAACGGCCGCGAGCTCGACGACCCGCACTACGCCTACAAGCTCGACTGGCTGGCCCGCCTCCGCGACGAGACGGCGCAGTGGCTGAGAGATCGCCCCGACCAGCCCCTCGCCCTGATGGGCGACTGGAACGTCGCGCCCCTCGACACGGACGTCTGGGATCCTGCGGTGTTCGAGGGGCACACGCACACGAGCACGCCCGAGCGCGAGGCCTTCGCCGCCTTCGAGTCGGCGGGGCTGACGGACGTCGTCCGGCCCCGGATCCCCGAGGGCTACACCTACTGGGACTACAAGCAGCTGCGGTTCCCGCGGAACGAGGGGATGCGGATCGACTTCATCCTGGGCAGCGGGCCGTTCGCCGACCTGGTCACGAGCGCTCGGATCGACCGCGATGAGCGCAAGGGCGACGCCCCCAGCGATCACGTGCCCGTCGTGGTCGATCTGGCCCTCGAGGTCTCCGACGACGACGACAGACCGATGATCTTCTGACGCCGCCGCCAGGCGCCGTCAGGCCAGGAGCGCGGCGACCGCGACCAGCACGGGAACGGCCGCGATCGTCGTGACGAGCACGGTGTCGCGGGCGACGACCACGCCGGTTCCGTAGCGCTGGGCGTAGTTGAAGACGTTCTGCGCGCTCGGCAGGCCGGCGAGGACGACCGCGACGAACAGCTCCTGCCGTCCGAAATGGAAGACGAACTCACCCAGGAGCCAGGCCACGAGGGGCATCACCACGAGCTTGAGCACCGTCGCCAGGGCGACGTCGACGCGGCCCGTCCCCGCCTGCAGCGGCCGCTGCCCGTGGAGCGACATCCCGAACGAGATGAGCACGACCGGCACCGCCGCCGCTCCGACGATCTCGAACGGCTGGAGGACGGCGTCCGGCAGGCGGATCCCCAGCACCGAGCAGATCACTCCCAGCAGCGAGGCGATGAGGAGCGGGTTCCGGAACGGCGTCGTGACGGTGCGCCAGCGACTCCTGCCCCCCTCGCGATTCGTCGTCACGTCCATCACCGTCAGGATGATCGGGGTGGCGATCACGAGCTGGAAGAGCAGAACGGGCGCGACGAAGGTGGCGCTCCCGAGCACGTAGACGGCCACGGGGATGCCGATGTTGTTGGCGTTGACGTAGGCGCCGCCCATCGTCCCGATGGTGGTCTCGGGCACGGATCGGTGGAGCACGAAGCGCAGCACCACCACCGAGATCGCGGCCGCCACGAGAGCGGCTGCGCCCGAGACCAGCAGGATGCGCGAGAAGAGCACGTGCACATCGGCCCTCGAGATCGTCACGAACAGGAGGCACGGCGTCAGGACGAAGAAGACGAGCTGGCTGAGAGGGCGGTGTCCCTGATCGCCCAGCAGGTCGATCCGGCCGACCACGTAGCCGATCAGGATGATCGCGCCGATGATCCCGAACCCCACCAGCACTCCGCCCATCGCCCCAGTCTCGCAGCCGGAGCCGCGGAGACCGGCCGTGGTGGTCGGAGGGTCATCCCGGCTAGCCTCGGGTCATGGCTGAGGTGAAGTTCAAGGGCGCCGCTCTCCACTACGAACTGGAGGGCTCGCCCGCGGGCCCGCCGCTCGTGCTCATCCACGCGGGAGTGGCCACGCTGCGGATGTGGGATGCCGTCGTGCCCGCGCTGGGAGCCGACCACCGGATCCTGCGGTACGACACCCGCGGATTCGGCCTCACCTCGACGGAGGACGTCTCGTTCTCGGACGTCGACGACCTCCTCGCCGTGATGGACGCGGCGGGGATCGAGCGCGCGACGCTCATCGGGGCGTCGCGCGGCGGTCGGATCGC is part of the Frondihabitans sp. 762G35 genome and harbors:
- a CDS encoding exodeoxyribonuclease III, producing MRVATWNVNSIRARAGRVVDWLVREDVDVLGMQEIKCKPEQFPFDVFQEAGYDIELHGLSQWNGVAFASRLTMEEVEITFPSQPGFAKGVDPQDAPKEARAIGVTVDGVRLWSLYVPNGRELDDPHYAYKLDWLARLRDETAQWLRDRPDQPLALMGDWNVAPLDTDVWDPAVFEGHTHTSTPEREAFAAFESAGLTDVVRPRIPEGYTYWDYKQLRFPRNEGMRIDFILGSGPFADLVTSARIDRDERKGDAPSDHVPVVVDLALEVSDDDDRPMIF
- the pyrE gene encoding orotate phosphoribosyltransferase, encoding MWAVTDARQQLIDYISDLAVFHGDFTLTSGKKATYYVDLRKVSLDHRVAPLIGQVMVDLIAGVPDVFAVGGLTMGADPIAAAVLHQGVALGKTYDAFVVRKEPKDHGRGRQVEGPELDGKRVIVLEDTSTTGGSPLKAIEALEKVGATVVGVAVVVDRATGAREVIEEAGYPYFAAIDLTDLGLEP
- a CDS encoding AEC family transporter, which gives rise to MGGVLVGFGIIGAIILIGYVVGRIDLLGDQGHRPLSQLVFFVLTPCLLFVTISRADVHVLFSRILLVSGAAALVAAAISVVVLRFVLHRSVPETTIGTMGGAYVNANNIGIPVAVYVLGSATFVAPVLLFQLVIATPIILTVMDVTTNREGGRSRWRTVTTPFRNPLLIASLLGVICSVLGIRLPDAVLQPFEIVGAAAVPVVLISFGMSLHGQRPLQAGTGRVDVALATVLKLVVMPLVAWLLGEFVFHFGRQELFVAVVLAGLPSAQNVFNYAQRYGTGVVVARDTVLVTTIAAVPVLVAVAALLA